A stretch of DNA from Candidatus Pseudomonas phytovorans:
CTGATCGAGGACGGCATGACCGTCGGCATGAGCGGTTTCACCCGCGCCGGCGAAGCCAAGGCCGTACCGCATGCACTGGCCGAACGTGCCAAGCAGTCGCCACTGAAAATCAGCCTGATGACCGGCGCCAGCCTGGGCAACGACCTGGACAAGCAACTGACCGAGGCCGGCGTGCTGGCTCGCCGCATGCCGTTCCAGGTCGACAGCACCCTGCGCAAGGCCATCAACGACGGCCAGGTGATGTTCATCGACCAGCACCTGTCGGAAACCGTCGAACAACTGCGCAACCAGCAGCTGAAGCTGCCGGACATCGCAGTCATCGAAGCCGTGGCCATCACCGAGCAAGGCCACATCGTGCCAACCACTTCTGTGGGCAACTCGGCCAGCTTCGCGATTTTCGCCAAACAGGTGATTGTCGAGATCAACCTCTCGCACAACCCCAACCTCGAAGGCCTGCACGACATCTATATCCCAACCTACCGCCCGACCCGCACGCCAATTCCGCTGGTCAAGGTCGACGACCGCATCGGCAGCACCGCCATCCCGATCGACCCGGCCAAGATTGTCGGCATCGTCATCAGCAACCAGCCAGACTCGCCGTCTACCGTGCTGCCGCCGGATGACGAAACCCAGGGCATCGCCGACCACCTGATCAACTTCCTCAAGGCTGAAGTTGAAGCTGGGCGCATGACCAACAAGCTCGGCCCGCTGCAAGCCGGTATCGGCAGCATCGCCAACGCGGTGATGTGCGGCCTGATCGAATCACCGTTTGAAGACCTGACCATGTACTCTGAAGTACTGCAGGATTCCACCTTCGACCTGATCGACGCCGGCAAGCTGAGCTTCGCGTCGGGCAGCTCGATCACCTTGTCCAGCCGCCGCAACGCCGACGTGTTCGGCAACCTGGAGCGGTACAAAGACAAACTGGTGCTGCGCCCGCAAGAAATCTCCAACCACCCGGAAGTGGTACGTCGCTTAGGGATAATTGGTATCAACACCGCACTGGAGTTCGATATCTACGGCAACGTCAACTCCACCCACGTGTGCGGCACCAGGATGATGAACGGCATCGGTGGCTCGGGTGACTTCGCCCGCAACGCCCACCTGGCCGTATTCGTCACCAAATCGATTGCCAAGGGCGGCGCCATTTCCAGCGTGGTACCGATGGTCAGCCATGTCGATCACACCGAGCATGACGTGGACATTCTGGTGACCGAACAAGGCCTGGCCGACCTGCGTGGCCTGGCACCGCGCGAGCGCGCACGGGCGATCATCGACAACTGTGTGCACCCGGATTACCGCGCTGCGCTGAACGATTACTTCGATCGCGCCTGCCAGCGTGGCGGCCACACTCCGCACATCCTCCGTGAAGCGCTGAGCTGGCACGAAAACCTGGAAGAAACCGGACGCATGCTGGCTGGCTGATCCAGCCGTGGTAAGGAACAGCAGCCCTGCTTCTGCTGTTCCGGCCTCTTCGCGGGCTTGCCCGCGAAACGCGCCATAACAGTTAAATCCTTCTACTAGAACACCTCACATCAAATGACCAATAAAAACTGTACTACTGTACTGGTCATTTTGCCTCATGCCGCCTTCACAAACTCCACGCAGCAATCAAAACGCACCAACAAAGTGCAGACCAGTACAGTTACGCCATTTTCGAGTGCAACAGTAGGGTTACACAGTTAACTGAGCCATTCTCTTTGACCAGAACTGTATCTACTGTTATGGACAAGAGAGGAGGATCATTGGCATCAGTTAAACCACTACCTAATCCCGCCATAAGCGGAAGGATGAAGCATCATGGAACGTACCCTCAGTTCCGGTCTGGTCTTTGAAAGCAACGCCCAGCAATCCAACTCTTCGATGCCACTGCGCGCATTGTCCACTCTGCTGCTGTGGCAGCGTCGCATGGCCAGCCGCCGTCAACTGGCTCGCCTGGACGCGCGCCTGCTGGCCGACGCGGGCATCAGCGAGTCGCAACGCTACGAAGAGCTGAGCAAGCCTTTCTGGCGCTAAGCACCGGCTTGCCGGCTTCGGCCGGCACCGCGAATTCTCAAAACCCGTTGCAGGCGACTGCAGCGGGTTTTTTGTTTCCAGATCGCATGCTAGAGCCTTCCAAGACGATAGCGGTACAGTTTTAAAAATATTAAAACACACCATCACAGTTTACTGGTGCGCTGTTCATTAACATCTACAAACACCGGCGCGTGATACGCTTGGCTTAGCAGTCTGGTAAACACACTGTTGAAAAGTACCGTGACGAGCTGTGCGAGCGTCCGATAAACAGAACCACCCGACCCTAGTCCAGGAGTCCACCATCATGTCCCGTAAATACCTGATTGGCGCCGCCCTGATGCTGAGCCTGGCCGGCACCGCTAACGCCACCAGCTTCGTTGTCACCACTGACGCCGTGGTAGGCGCAGTGGCCGCGTCCACCGACGCCACTTCCGATATCTCCTCTTCGTTCAAAGACGACAAGATCGTGCAGGCCGCTCGTGACGACGCCGCCAGCTTCGTTGGCAGCCAGGGCGACATCCGCGGTGCCAAGCTGGAAAGCGCTTTCCTGCACATCCGCTCGCAAATGCCGGCCCTGCAGGCCAGCGACGCGCAGCTGGCCCAGGCCATCCTGGCGCTCTGATCCCGGCTGAGCCGTTCGGCTGTGCAGGTCACCACCCGCACAGCCGCACCCACCTTTTCCGCCCACGTTCCCAGCTGTTGTAGAGCCCATGCGTTATCTGTTGCCGCTGCTGTTCTCCGTTGCAGGCATGGCCAGTGCCCATGCCATGGATACCACTACGCAAGGCCTGGTCATCACTGGCTATGTCACCAGCCAAGTCACCACCGCACCGTTTGACCGCAAACTGGTCCGCCAGGCGCGCGACGATGCTGCTGCCTTTGTCGCCAGCGACGGTCAGATCCGCGGCGTACGCCTGGAAGCCGCGCTGGAATCATTACGCCACAATTGTTCACGGCACGCCGTCGGCGACCTGGAACTGGCGCAGGCAATTCTCGTCCAATAACTACTTCTGACTCCCTGTATTTTTCGGAGATGCTCCATGCGTAAACCGCTGATTGCCGCTACCCTCGGCATGCTGCTACTGGCCGACCTGGCCCAGGCACATACTCTGGTGGCCACCAGCAACATCATCGTGCGTGCCTTTGGCCGCTCGATCGACTTCACCTCAGACACCACCACCTCGATTCGCGACTCCAAAGTGGTGCGCGAAGCGCACGACGACGCCGCCAGCTTCGTGGCCAGCAATGGCGACATTCGCGGCGCCCAGCTTGAGGCCGCCTTCAGCACCTTGCGCGAGCGAGTACCAGAAGCGCGCGGCGCCAGCGACCAGGTACTGGCCGAAGCCATTCTTGCACTGTGAAGCGCATGCATGCCTGGCTGCTCGGCTGCGCCCTGACGCTGCTCGGCACGCCCGTGCTGGCCGACCTGCAGCTACAGCTGCAGGCAACCGGCCTCGACTTACAACAAACCCAAGCCACCCAGGCTCTGCTCGACGAGGCCATGGCCAAGCTGCCCCCTCGCTTCAGGCAGCAGCTGGACCGCCGCGTGCAGGTGAGCTGGAGCGACACCATGCCGGCCGATGCCTATGGCCAGGCATCGCTGGTGTCCACCCTTGAGCTCAACCGTCGCCTGCTGCCCGGCCTCACCGATGGCAGCGCCGCCACCGAGCGCACCAACCGCCCACACGGCACGGTGCGTGAAGAGCTGCTGGCCACTGTGCTGCACGAGCTCACCCATATCTACGACCGTGCCCGCCTGTGGCCCGGTGCCGAAAGTTCGCTGATTGCCCGCTGCAAGCGCCAGCAAGGCACGTTGGGCAAAGTCGGCTTGCCCGAAGAATGCCGCGGCCAGGCCGAGCGCCGCTTCACCCTCAGCGACGACCCACGCCTGCTCGACCTGGCCGGCTGGCAGCAGTATGTGGGCCGACGTGGCGAGCGCGAGCAGCACAATGGCCAGTTCGTGCGCAGCCCCGACAGTTATGAGCTGAGCAGCCCCAAGGAATACATCGCGGTCAACATGGAGTATTTCCTCCTCGACCCGAGCTACGGCTGCCGCCGCCCGGCACTGAACCAATACCTGCGCGAGCACTTCGGCTGGGCACCGCAACAAGATAGCTGCGCCAAGGGCCTGCCGTTCATCAACGCAGGCAGCGACTTCGCCCGCCAGCCGCTGGGAGAAATCGACCCCGAGCGGGTCTATGAAGTGGACTACCTGCTGGCCGAAGCCAACCAGAACCTGGTCAGCCGCTGGGGCCACAGCATGCTGCGCCTGGTGATCTGCAAGCCCGGCCGCCCGCGCGGGCCGGACTGCCGCCTGGACCTCGACCAGAGCCTGGTGCTGTCTTACCGCGCCTTCGTCAACGATGTGCAGCTGTCCAGTTGGGACGGTTTAGTGGGCGTATACCCATCGCGGTTGTTCGTGCTGCCACTGGGCCAGGTGATCGACGAGTACACCAAGACCGAGCTACGCAGCCTGGCCTCGGTACCCTTGAAGCTCAACCGCGGTGAAGTCGAGAACCTGGTCCGCCAGGCCGCAGAGATGCACTGGGGGTATGACGGCAACTACTGGTTCCTGTCCAACAACTGTGCGGTGGAGTCGTTGAAACTGCTGCGCAGTGGCACCGCCAACCCACGCCTGAATGACCTCGACAGCATCATGCCCAACGGTTTGCTGGCCGTGCTCAAGGGCAGGGGGCTGGCCGACACCAGCGTGCTTGATGACCCGCGCGAGGCACTGCGCCTGGGCTACCGTTTCGACTCTTACCGCGACCGCTACCAGGCCATGTTCGACGTGCTGAGGAAGCAACTGCCAATCAAGCAGGCGCAAGTGGAAGACTGGCTGGCCCAGGATGCCGAACAACGGCGCCCGTGGTTCGCTCAAGCCGACCTGCGCACCAGCGCTGCCTTGCTGCTGCTTGAACAGGCCAGCTTGCGCCGGCAACTCCTGCTGGCCCAGGACGAGGTCAAGCAGCGCTACCTGAATGCCGCAGCGCTGAAAGATGGCAGCATCAACAAAGCTGACGCCACCCTCAAGCAGATGCTCGCCAACAGCGGTTTCCTCAGCCGCCCGGCAGAGTTGCTCGATGCCAAGGGCTACGGGCTGCCGCAACCTGAAGAGCGTAAGCACCTTGAGCAGGTGAGCAGCGAGCGCCAGGCGCAACTGTTGCGCCTGAGCACCAGCCTGGACAAAGAGGTGAGGGCGCTGCTGGAGCCATCACGCGCCAAGGAAATTGCCGCGGTCGAGGCCAATGTGAAACAGATCGGCGAGCACTTGCGGGCGCTGCACAAGGCTGCGGGTGGCTTGCAGTTGTGATGTTGCCTGTGCCGGCCTCTTCGCGGGTGAACCCGCTCCCACAGGATCATCACAATCTCGAGACCTGTGTTATCCCTGTGGGAGCGCGTTCACCCGCGAAGAGGCCGGCACAGGCGGTACAAAGCCTACAGGCTCTCCTCAGCCTCGGAAGGCAGATCCTCATCCAGATGTAGCCAGGCCAACCGGCTACCCACCCAGATATGCCGGTTGGCCCTGACCCGCTCCGGGTGATCCAGCGTCGCCACCGTTACATCGACCGTTTCCGGGCTATGGGTAGTCACCAGCGCCACATGCGCTCCGCAATGCCCACAGAAGTACCGGCTGCAACTGGCCGGCGCCTCATAGCAGTTCGGCTCACCCGCCAACCACTGAAACCCCGAACGGGGCAAGGTGAGCCAGGTTACCACCAGCCCGCCGCTGACCCGGCGACAGATCGTACAGTGGCAGTGGGCGATGTCTGTCAGTTCACCCTCCACCCGGTAACGCAAAGCGCCGCAATGGCAGCCACCTTCGGTCACATTCTGCATCACCTACCTCTCGTCGCCTTTGCCTCAGCGAAAGCTGGCTGAAAGCTTGTGCTCATAGGATAGCCCCCACTACCGGCACAAGACCGGTCAGCCAGGGCACCCGGTAAACACCGCGCCCGGCCCAATCAACAACAACAATGGTGATTCTGATGTGTTCCTGTGCCCGCCTTCCTGCAGTCCCCCTCCGCATGCTCCCTGCGCAGCGCCTGACGCGCTGATCCGCCCGAATCGACTTTCCTTTCGCCGCGCCACGCCTGGAGTATTGCCATGCTGACCTTCCTCGGCTTTGCCATGGTCATCACCTTCATGTACCTGATCATGACCAAGCGCCTGTCGGCCTTGATCGCACTGATCCTGGTACCGATCCTGTTCGCCCTGTTCGGCGGTTTCTCCGCCAAGATCGGCCCCATGATGCTCGAAGGCATCAGCAAGCTCGCACCTACCGGCGTGATGCTGATGTTCGCCATCCTCTACTTCGCCCTGATGATCGACTCCGGCCTGTTCGACCCGGCCGTGCGCAAGATCCTCAAGCTGGTCAAGGGCGACCCGCTTAAAGTCTCTGTCGGCACTGCCGTGCTGGCCCTGGTGGTCTCGCTCGACGGTGACGGCGCCACCACCTACATGATCTGCTGCGCCGCGATGCTGCCGATGTACAGCCGCCTGGGCATGAGCCCGCGGATCATGGCCGGCCTGATCATTCTCGCCGGCGGGGTGATGAACATGACCCCTTGGGGTGGCCCGACTGCACGTGCCGCCAGTGCCCTGCACGTAGACCCGTCGGACATCTTCGTGCCGATGATCCCGGCCATGCTGTTCGGCGTGTTGGCGATCCTGGGCATTGCCTATATGTACGGCAAACGTGAGCGTGCCCGCCTGGGCGAGCTGCA
This window harbors:
- a CDS encoding acetyl-CoA hydrolase/transferase family protein; translation: MYRDRIRLSSLHSKVMSAADAAGLIEDGMTVGMSGFTRAGEAKAVPHALAERAKQSPLKISLMTGASLGNDLDKQLTEAGVLARRMPFQVDSTLRKAINDGQVMFIDQHLSETVEQLRNQQLKLPDIAVIEAVAITEQGHIVPTTSVGNSASFAIFAKQVIVEINLSHNPNLEGLHDIYIPTYRPTRTPIPLVKVDDRIGSTAIPIDPAKIVGIVISNQPDSPSTVLPPDDETQGIADHLINFLKAEVEAGRMTNKLGPLQAGIGSIANAVMCGLIESPFEDLTMYSEVLQDSTFDLIDAGKLSFASGSSITLSSRRNADVFGNLERYKDKLVLRPQEISNHPEVVRRLGIIGINTALEFDIYGNVNSTHVCGTRMMNGIGGSGDFARNAHLAVFVTKSIAKGGAISSVVPMVSHVDHTEHDVDILVTEQGLADLRGLAPRERARAIIDNCVHPDYRAALNDYFDRACQRGGHTPHILREALSWHENLEETGRMLAG
- a CDS encoding DUF1127 domain-containing protein, with amino-acid sequence MERTLSSGLVFESNAQQSNSSMPLRALSTLLLWQRRMASRRQLARLDARLLADAGISESQRYEELSKPFWR
- a CDS encoding DUF2388 domain-containing protein, producing the protein MSRKYLIGAALMLSLAGTANATSFVVTTDAVVGAVAASTDATSDISSSFKDDKIVQAARDDAASFVGSQGDIRGAKLESAFLHIRSQMPALQASDAQLAQAILAL
- a CDS encoding DUF2388 domain-containing protein, translated to MRYLLPLLFSVAGMASAHAMDTTTQGLVITGYVTSQVTTAPFDRKLVRQARDDAAAFVASDGQIRGVRLEAALESLRHNCSRHAVGDLELAQAILVQ
- a CDS encoding DUF2388 domain-containing protein, with protein sequence MRKPLIAATLGMLLLADLAQAHTLVATSNIIVRAFGRSIDFTSDTTTSIRDSKVVREAHDDAASFVASNGDIRGAQLEAAFSTLRERVPEARGASDQVLAEAILAL
- a CDS encoding DUF4105 domain-containing protein gives rise to the protein MKRMHAWLLGCALTLLGTPVLADLQLQLQATGLDLQQTQATQALLDEAMAKLPPRFRQQLDRRVQVSWSDTMPADAYGQASLVSTLELNRRLLPGLTDGSAATERTNRPHGTVREELLATVLHELTHIYDRARLWPGAESSLIARCKRQQGTLGKVGLPEECRGQAERRFTLSDDPRLLDLAGWQQYVGRRGEREQHNGQFVRSPDSYELSSPKEYIAVNMEYFLLDPSYGCRRPALNQYLREHFGWAPQQDSCAKGLPFINAGSDFARQPLGEIDPERVYEVDYLLAEANQNLVSRWGHSMLRLVICKPGRPRGPDCRLDLDQSLVLSYRAFVNDVQLSSWDGLVGVYPSRLFVLPLGQVIDEYTKTELRSLASVPLKLNRGEVENLVRQAAEMHWGYDGNYWFLSNNCAVESLKLLRSGTANPRLNDLDSIMPNGLLAVLKGRGLADTSVLDDPREALRLGYRFDSYRDRYQAMFDVLRKQLPIKQAQVEDWLAQDAEQRRPWFAQADLRTSAALLLLEQASLRRQLLLAQDEVKQRYLNAAALKDGSINKADATLKQMLANSGFLSRPAELLDAKGYGLPQPEERKHLEQVSSERQAQLLRLSTSLDKEVRALLEPSRAKEIAAVEANVKQIGEHLRALHKAAGGLQL
- a CDS encoding GFA family protein yields the protein MQNVTEGGCHCGALRYRVEGELTDIAHCHCTICRRVSGGLVVTWLTLPRSGFQWLAGEPNCYEAPASCSRYFCGHCGAHVALVTTHSPETVDVTVATLDHPERVRANRHIWVGSRLAWLHLDEDLPSEAEESL